A region from the Lytechinus variegatus isolate NC3 chromosome 6, Lvar_3.0, whole genome shotgun sequence genome encodes:
- the LOC121417521 gene encoding uncharacterized protein LOC121417521, producing the protein MASEQASKDLKIKRRTAKAKLTRLSNGLQHLLDDDRDLDEVTDMFKDLNVAYQELEDRHERYCETIVDDEVFMTEDAWLSECQTSFLDMQRKVKDYSKTKLKSDGSTEDSVVNNATPEVTTSKSVEVSSCKVQVERPKLPRFTGDVRDYMTFKSDFKHLIESRYSKRDAITILRSSLVGKPLDLIRGLGNDYDSAWSHLDNIYGDPRLVADAIVYDLGKFRPLKDGEDGRFCDLVHLIRRSYNSLQEVGRANDMDNNHMISLIERKLSSDDRKLWLRFIDRERTDASLHALLYWMELELKTRVRASAPLRDSRSSTIGHLAKNDGITERKPDFKCWLCKTSDHWVDQCKKVLSKSQEERFQLMKENRACFSCLKRAGKDHNLKTCKRRKRCNEKINTGEQCSSYHHPLLHRQIQTGSVDIASMTGTPALLPVLKVKMLGPNGNYEGNCLLDSGAQMSLVRNTVADELGLKGKPTVVNVTKVGDEMEEYNTMLYKVKVQGINRHQSYNVSAIGLDVINNSITSVSIEELGVIFNLRKDEIHRGDGPIDILIGTDHSKMHVGYTKIQGNLVARLSPLGWVIFGSTTENYSAGAVLHITVNNSVDLREFWTTEGMGVCHDPQRCQSNKMTKLEDEEFRVIGPSCEKMEKQCLDQYPRRKDLSQSRHILQNVNVRDEVSRCVSLDKLNDRQKEGLDFLRKTGTERPVEAKLEEKLHEVVRELRMERPVLTVQESKSQHRIDCQQFSNWMKLVRVTSYVLKFIGKLKLKSKRMVDEDVEVANSNLTPTDIQKGEDHLIKRAQESLKSRVDKGEMKTLSPYRDEAGIIRVGGRLDRAEMPLAMKHPALLPNEHWISTLIIRHIHKDGHTGVATTTAKARRKYWILKAHNLAKTVKFRCTTCRTFEHKLESQEMAELPKERLRPHSPPFHYSSCDYFGPLIVKIGRNKTTKHYGVLFTCLNTRAVHLEQATDCSTMEFIQVLRRFFAIRGQPAKMISDNGTQFVGAEHELKAMVKGWSDEDLKDFCADKGTEWIFTTPAAPHQNGCAEALVKSCKYALKKSIGEQILSPFELHTCLLEIANLVNQRPIGRIPTDPDDGSYLSPNDMLLGRASSDVAQGPFRETANPRHRVELVQRIVDSFWHRWTRDVLPLLTPRRKWNTDRRNIRVDDVVMMTDSNAVRGKWTIARVVQVYPGQDGKIRNVKVKTLNAEYRRPITKIALIYPAEGYED; encoded by the coding sequence ATGGCATCTGAGCAAGCATCTAAGGATCTCAAGATCAAGCGGAGAACAGCAAAGGCGAAACTAACTAGGCTGTCGAATGGTTTGCAACATTTACTGGACGATGACAGGGATCTTGATGAGGTAACGGATATGTTTAAGGATTTGAATGTTGCTTATCAGGAATTGGAGGACAGGCACGAAAGGTACTGTGAGACAATCGTAGATGATGAGGTATTCATGACAGAGGATGCCTGGCTATCTGAGTGTCAGACATCATTTCTTGACATGCAGAGAAAGGTTAAGGACTATAGCAAGACTAAGCTTAAGTCTGACGGGTCAACGGAGGATTCAGTTGTAAACAATGCTACTCCCGAAGTTACTACCAGTAAATCGGTAGAGGTTTCGTCATGCAAGGTTCAGGTAGAGCGACCAAAGCTGCCTCGATTTACTGGAGACGTACGAGACTACATGACATTTAAATCGGATTTTAAGCATCTAATCGAATCGAGGTATAGCAAGAGAGATGCTATCACAATTCTGAGATCCTCTCTAGTGGGAAAACCTCTTGATCTCATACGTGGTTTGGGGAACGATTACGACTCGGCATGGTCTCATCTTGACAACATTTACGGAGACCCGAGATTGGTAGCTGATGCTATCGTATATGACTTGGGGAAGTTCCGACCTCTCAAGGATGGAGAGGATGGCCGATTCTGTGACCTTGTTCATCTTATCAGGAGAAGTTACAACTCACTGCAAGAAGTAGGTAGGGCGAATGATATGGACAACAATCATATGATTTCTTTGATAGAGAGAAAATTAAGCAGTGATGATAGAAAGCTATGGCTGAGATTCATTGACCGAGAGCGAACAGATGCATCACTCCATGCATTACTTTATTGGATGGAACTGGAATTGAAGACTAGAGTAAGAGCATCTGCTCCACTTCGGGACAGTAGAAGTTCTACAATTGGACACCTCGCTAAGAATGACGGAATCACGGAAAGAAAGCCCGACTTTAAGTGCTGGTTATGTAAGACGTCTGATCACTGGGTTGACCAGTGCAAGAAAGTTCTTTCGAAATCCCAAGAAGAGCGATTTCAACTGATGAAAGAAAACAGGGCTTGTTTCAGCTGCCTCAAGAGAGCTGGTAAGGACCATAACTTGAAGACATGCAAGCGCAGGAAAAGATGCAATGAGAAGATCAATACTGGCGAGCAGTGTTCTTCCTATCACCACCCTTTGCTTCATAGACAGATTCAGACAGGGAGTGTGGATATTGCCAGTATGACAGGAACACCTGCGCTTCTGCCTGTGCTTAAGGTAAAGATGTTGGGCCCGAACGGAAATTATGAAGGAAATTGTCTCCTAGACTCGGGAGCTCAGATGAGTCTCGTAAGAAATACAGTTGCAGATGAGTTAGGACTGAAAGGGAAACCCACTGTTGTGAATGTTACCAAGGTAGGAGATGAAATGGAGGAATATAACACTATGCTGTACAAGGTGAAAGTTCAAGGGATTAATCGCCATCAGAGTTACAATGTTTCTGCAATAGGACTCGACGTCATCAATAACAGCATTACCAGTGTTAGTATTGAAGAACTGGGAGTAATCTTCAACCTGAGGAAAGATGAAATTCACAGAGGGGATGGGCCGATTGACATCCTCATAGGAACTGACCATTCCAAGATGCATGTAGGGTACACGAAAATACAAGGGAATCTCGTGGCCCGTCTCTCACCGTTAGGCTGGGTCATTTTCGGGAGTACTACAGAAAACTACTCGGCAGGAGCAGTGCTTCACATCACAGTAAACAATTCTGTAGATCTCAGAGAATTCTGGACAACAGAAGGAATGGGGGTGTGTCATGATCCACAGAGATGTCAGTCCAATAAGATGACCAAGCTAGAAGATGAGGAGTTTCGAGTCATCGGTCCTTCATGTGAGAAGATGGAAAAGCAATGTCTCGACCAATATCCTCGGCGGAAAGACCTTAGCCAGTCGCGGCATATTCTCCAGAATGTGAATGTCCGAGATGAAGTCAGCAGATGTGTTAGCCTGGACAAGCTGAATGACAGACAGAAGGAAGGTCTTGACTTCCTTCGTAAAACAGGGACAGAACGGCCCGTAGAAGCAAAGCTAGAGGAAAAGCTTCATGAGGTAGTCAGGGAATTGCGAATGGAGAGACCAGTTTTGACTGTACAAGAATCAAAATCCCAACATAGAATTGACTGTCAGCAATTTTCTAACTGGATGAAACTTGTGAGGGTGACTTCTTACGTCCTGAAGTTCATTGGAAAGTTGAAGTTAAAGTCCAAGAGAATGGTAGATGAGGACGTCGAAGTCGCCAATAGTAACCTGACACCAACTGACATACAGAAAGGAGAGGACCATTTGATAAAGCGTGCTCAGGAGTCTTTGAAGTCCAGGGTAGACAAAGGAGAAATGAAGACGCTCAGTCCGTATAGGGATGAAGCAGGAATTATTCGGGTTGGAGGGAGACTAGATCGGGCTGAGATGCCATTAGCCATGAAGCATCCGGCTCTGCTCCCTAACGAACACTGGATCTCAACCTTGATCATTCGGCATATTCATAAGGATGGTCATACCGGTGTTGCTACGACTACAGCAAAGGCCAGGAGAAAGTACTGGATCTTGAAAGCACATAATCTGGCCAAGACGGTCAAGTTCAGGTGTACCACATGCAGAACTTTTGAACACAAATTAGAATCCCAGGAGATGGCGGAGCTACCGAAGGAAAGACTGCGGCCGCATTCACCGCCATTCCATTATTCATCTTGCGATTACTTTGGCCCTCTCATTGTAAAGATTGGACGGAACAAGACAACAAAACATTATGGAGTACTGTTCACTTGTTTGAACACAAGAGCAGTCCACCTGGAACAAGCCACTGATTGCTCTACAATGGAGTTTATTCAGGTACTTAGACGGTTTTTTGCCATTAGAGGTCAGCCAGCAAAGATGATAAGTGACAATGGAACTCAATTTGTCGGTGCTGAACACGAGTTGAAAGCAATGGTGAAAGGCTGGTCAGATGAGGACCTAAAAGACTTCTGTGCAGACAAGGGCACTGAATGGATCTTCACTACTCCTGCAGCTCCACACCAAAACGGATGTGCTGAGGCATTGGTGAAAAGTTGCAAGTATGCCCTAAAGAAGTCTATAGGAGAGCAAATACTGTCTCCATTTGAACTGCACACTTGTCTTCTGGAAATTGCCAATTTAGTGAACCAGAGGCCGATTGGCAGAATACCGACAGACCCCGATGACGGGAGCTATCTGAGTCCTAATGACATGCTCTTAGGACGAGCCTCAAGTGACGTTGCGCAAGGACCATTCAGAGAAACTGCGAATCCAAGACATCGTGTCGAACTGGTACAACGGATTGTTGACTCATTCTGGCATAGGTGGACAAGAGATGTTCTACCACTACTAACACCCAGACGGAAATGGAACACAGATCGTCGGAACATTCGCGTGGATGACGTAGTAATGATGACAGATTCAAACGCAGTGCGTGGAAAATGGACAATCGCGCGTGTTGTTCAAGTGTACCCAGGACAAGACGGTAAAATTCGCAATGTGAAGGTAAAAACATTAAATGCAGAATACCGCCGACCAATAACGAAGATCGCACTAATCTATCCTGCGGAAGGTTATGAAGACTAA
- the LOC121417889 gene encoding uncharacterized protein LOC121417889, giving the protein MATNFNPEQCEGKDCQSITDVTYYVEEKKRLCDDCASKEGCISRVKRGGPNIYCEEHDEKVKLYCKSHGVPLCYSCAMIKHLQPCERQYINNAIKYSRARLTVLKEKGRDKLKEGRLYEDEIDQCTKDTDTHLQALRDEVNYIIMDAITTDKVKEKMEADKINQDFDGKNQTLQEEIMKINEKIRKNNEEREKQLGLIHTNTQIRQRHMDNKKIGLHRDIDNIVKEKDRKIKQFMKSLQDYTKTIENAIQTIDTVLEDDKNIVKDGHSVNMSVSDKLKKPLYENDVKQITDRISGVRFVKGVGRENYDGRIGGYDSEWMLSDTINDRDEIKDPFIVGSIDEWNVIITDRALGSQHTYMLDMNTKHIQRVITGTDTSLVVSCALLNDDKIVCGRRYKGCTGDSLTGCIRVYDKQWMRINDVTIPRNTTNDISWVYVAVDRDGMIIATEWGQSKIYVINPADSKIMNTITCKQNVVMRCVLSSGHIIAQPYPPGKRVLIIDRQGGQKEIPHSDVIWNVSVDPITDDLYVVTSYDECKTCMIDQVTSENEVKMRRVTSFPLSTRLTGKDDRLKHLPLSRVMISSSSKIIACDGDSILVFEKRLSF; this is encoded by the coding sequence ATGGCAACTAACTTCAACCCAGAACAATGTGAAGGAAAGGACTGTCAATCAATCACAGATGTGACGTACTAtgtggaggagaagaagagactCTGTGATGACTGCGCCTCTAAAGAAGGATGCATCTCAAGAGTGAAAAGGGGTGGgccaaatatttattgtgaagaacatgatgaaaaggtaaaattatattgtaaatcTCATGGCGTTCCATTGTGTTATTCATGCGCTATGATCAAACATCTACAGCCTTGCGAGAgacaatatataaataatgcAATAAAATACAGTAGGGCGAGGCTAACAGTtctaaaagaaaaagggagggacAAATTGAAAGAAGGTCGTCTGtatgaagatgaaattgacCAATGCACGAAAGACACAGACACCCATCTACAGGCTTTGAGAGATGAAGTTAATTACATAATCATGGATGCGATCACCACAGATAAAGTCAAGGAGAAGATGGAGGCTGACAAAATCAACCAAGATTTTGATGGTAAGAATCAAACACTTCAAGAAGAGATTATGAAGATTAATGAGAAGATTCGAAAGaacaatgaagagagagagaaacaactTGGATTAATCCATACAAATACACAGATTAGACAAAGACACATGGACAATAAGAAGATTGGTCTTCATAGAGACATTGATAACATTGTTAAAGAGAAGGATAGGAAGATCAAACAGTTCATGAAATCATTGCAGGATTACACAAAAACAATAGAGAATGCAATACAGACCATAGATACAGTACTAGAAGATgataaaaacattgttaaagaTGGTCATAGTGTGAACATGTCAGTGAGTGATAAACTAAAGAAACCACTTTATGAGAATGATGTGAAACAAATCACTGATAGAATATCAGGtgtgaggtttgtgaagggTGTTGGGAGAGAGAATTATGATGGTAGGATTGGTGGGTATGATAGCGAGTGGATGCTTAGTGATACAATCAATGATAGAGATGAAATTAAAGACCCATTCATTGTGGGTTCAATAGATGAATGGAATGTGATCATCACTGACAGAGCCTTAGGTAGCCAGCATACATACATGCTAGATATGAACACTAAACACATCCAGAGAGTGATAACAGGTACTGATACATCATTGGTAGTCTCCTGTGCattactgaatgatgacaagatAGTATGTGGTAGACGCTATAAAGGTTGTACAGGAGACAGTTTGACTGGATGCATTAGGGTGTATGACAAACAATGGATGCGcatcaatgacgtcacaataccaaGAAACACAACGAACGATATCTCATGGGTGTATGTAGCTGTTGACCGTGATGGGATGATCATTGCTACTGAGTGGGGTCAGTCTAAGATATACGTCATCAACCCAGCTGATAGTAAGATCATGAATACCATCACATGTAAACAGAATGTAGTGATGCGATGTGTGCTATCATCAGGTCACATCATCGCTCAACCTTACCCTCCGGGTAAGAGAGTACTCATCATAGACAGACAGGGTGGTCAAAAGGAAATCCCCCACAGTGATGTCATTTGGAATGTCAGTGTTGATCCTATAACAGACGACCTCTACGTTGTGACATCATATGATGAGTGCAAGACGTGTATGATTGATCAGGTGACGAGTGAGAATGAAGTGAAGATGAGAAGAGTGACGTCATTCCCTCTATCAACTAGACTGACTGGTAAGGATGATAGGTTGAAACACCTTCCATTATCTCGTGTAATGATCTCATCATCAAGCAAGATAATTGCTTGTGATGGAGATAGTATTCTCGTCTTCGAAAAGCGACTCTCATTCTAA